In Halovivax gelatinilyticus, the following are encoded in one genomic region:
- a CDS encoding cation:proton antiporter: protein MSVDAVATERVVTVDATIPDVVALTNAYPLVSRPSLSLPFDDPVIVFGLAMIVFLVAPMVLERNRLPGIVGIILVGAAIGPNGLGLLERGETIQLLGEVGLIYLLFVAGLEINFAQFVARRDRSIVFGLLSFLVPQAVGTVVGIVVFDFSVAAASLFAAIFASHTLLAYPIVNRLGIVGEESMTATVGGTILTDTLALLVLAVVVASVDGELTTTFWAELAIGLTIFFAAVWFIVPRLGRWFFRIHDEERYYEFLFVMAILFASALLAELAGVEHIVGAFLAGLALNRLIPKTGTLMNRIEFVGNALFIPFFLLSVGMLVDVRVIADGVETLSLATALIAMVVATKYAAAWLTGRLYGYSPASVGAMFGLSVGQAAAALAIVQIGFDAGVPGFDRALINAVVLMILVVSVVSPAVVERAGSRIARSIERRAYDPTRMPQRILVPVSRESRYAANLLDLALSIRDERSGQPIHTVSVVRPDRTDRTLAEIASLEVEQSRLRSYAAGADVPVVGHRRLNHNVASGIVSAAIETRISTIVIGWDGARARTQRVFGHTIDQLLSRTTQLTVVGRIRDPLSTTERIVLVLPPDIEHNDGLDEVIHTITQLATAIGAAVDALAVEGDPAALERRAASVDPEASVRVSAVDDWAELESELGAKLDAGAMAICVSARRDDVGWHPELRTLPSRISTMTDGNFAVVYPATEERPDDRQFLQLP, encoded by the coding sequence ATGTCCGTCGACGCCGTAGCGACCGAACGAGTCGTCACAGTCGACGCCACGATACCCGACGTCGTGGCGCTCACGAACGCGTATCCGCTCGTCTCTCGCCCGTCGCTCTCGCTCCCGTTCGACGATCCGGTGATCGTCTTCGGGCTCGCGATGATCGTCTTCCTGGTCGCCCCGATGGTGTTAGAGCGAAACCGACTGCCGGGGATCGTCGGCATCATTCTGGTCGGGGCGGCGATCGGGCCGAACGGTCTCGGATTGCTCGAACGGGGCGAGACGATCCAGCTCCTGGGCGAGGTGGGGCTCATCTACCTGCTGTTCGTCGCCGGCCTCGAGATCAACTTCGCGCAGTTCGTCGCCCGTCGAGATCGATCGATCGTCTTCGGACTGCTCTCGTTTCTCGTCCCGCAGGCCGTCGGGACGGTCGTCGGAATCGTGGTCTTCGATTTCTCCGTCGCCGCCGCGTCGCTGTTCGCCGCGATCTTCGCCTCGCACACGCTGCTCGCCTATCCGATCGTCAACCGGCTCGGTATCGTCGGCGAGGAGTCGATGACGGCGACCGTCGGCGGGACGATCCTGACCGACACCCTCGCGCTGCTCGTGCTGGCCGTCGTCGTCGCCTCCGTCGACGGCGAGCTCACGACGACCTTTTGGGCGGAACTCGCGATCGGATTGACGATCTTCTTCGCCGCCGTCTGGTTCATCGTCCCCCGGTTAGGTCGCTGGTTCTTTCGCATCCACGACGAGGAGCGCTACTACGAGTTTCTCTTCGTCATGGCGATCCTGTTCGCCTCGGCCCTGCTCGCCGAACTGGCCGGCGTCGAACACATCGTGGGTGCCTTCCTCGCCGGGCTGGCGTTAAACCGGTTGATTCCGAAGACTGGGACGTTGATGAACCGCATCGAGTTCGTCGGAAACGCGCTGTTCATCCCCTTCTTCTTGCTCTCGGTCGGGATGCTCGTCGACGTTCGCGTGATCGCAGACGGTGTCGAGACGCTCTCGCTTGCGACGGCGCTGATCGCGATGGTCGTAGCGACGAAGTACGCCGCCGCCTGGCTGACGGGGCGACTCTACGGCTACTCGCCAGCGAGCGTCGGCGCCATGTTCGGCCTGTCGGTCGGCCAGGCCGCGGCGGCGCTCGCGATCGTCCAGATCGGCTTCGACGCTGGCGTTCCCGGCTTCGATCGGGCGCTGATCAACGCGGTCGTCCTGATGATCCTCGTCGTGAGCGTCGTCAGTCCGGCGGTGGTCGAGCGGGCTGGCTCGCGGATCGCGCGCTCGATCGAACGTCGGGCGTACGATCCGACCCGGATGCCCCAGCGTATCCTCGTCCCGGTCTCGCGTGAGTCCAGATATGCGGCGAACTTACTCGACCTGGCGCTCTCGATCCGCGACGAACGGTCCGGACAGCCGATTCACACCGTCTCGGTCGTCAGGCCGGACCGGACGGATCGAACGCTGGCCGAGATCGCTTCCCTCGAGGTCGAACAGTCGCGATTGCGGTCGTACGCGGCCGGCGCCGACGTCCCGGTCGTCGGGCACCGCCGACTCAACCACAACGTCGCCTCCGGGATCGTCTCCGCGGCGATCGAAACACGGATCTCGACGATCGTGATCGGGTGGGACGGCGCGCGAGCGAGAACCCAGCGGGTCTTCGGCCACACGATCGACCAGCTCCTTTCGCGAACGACGCAGCTGACGGTCGTCGGCCGAATCCGCGACCCGCTGTCCACGACCGAGCGGATCGTGCTCGTTCTCCCGCCGGACATCGAGCACAACGACGGCCTGGACGAGGTGATCCACACCATCACCCAGCTGGCGACGGCGATCGGCGCGGCCGTCGACGCGCTCGCGGTCGAGGGCGATCCCGCCGCACTCGAACGGCGCGCGGCGAGCGTCGACCCGGAGGCGTCCGTGCGCGTCTCGGCCGTCGACGACTGGGCGGAACTCGAGTCCGAACTCGGCGCCAAACTCGACGCCGGCGCGATGGCGATCTGCGTGAGCGCGCGGCGCGACGACGTCGGCTGGCACCCCGAACTCCGGACGCTGCCGAGTCGAATCTCGACGATGACCGACGGCAACTTCGCCGTCGTCTACCCGGCTACGGAAGAACGCCCGGACGACCGACAGTTCCTCCAGCTTCCGTGA
- a CDS encoding nuclear transport factor 2 family protein, giving the protein MTDEPTTSLGDEALTLVRRYYAALDAHEYDVFETLLAPSFVQRRPDRTFEGRDAFVGFMRDDRPVADTSHDLAELFGTGDRVTARGRLVDATGEALFEFADVFEIDAGRIVRLETYTR; this is encoded by the coding sequence GTGACCGATGAGCCGACTACGAGCCTGGGCGACGAAGCGCTCACGCTCGTCCGCCGGTACTACGCCGCCCTCGACGCACACGAGTACGACGTATTCGAGACCCTTCTGGCACCGTCGTTCGTCCAGCGCCGGCCCGACCGAACGTTCGAGGGTCGAGACGCGTTCGTCGGCTTCATGCGCGACGATCGGCCGGTGGCCGACACCAGCCACGATCTCGCCGAGCTCTTCGGGACCGGCGATCGCGTGACCGCTCGCGGCCGACTCGTCGACGCGACCGGCGAGGCGTTGTTCGAATTCGCCGACGTGTTCGAAATCGACGCTGGACGGATCGTCCGGCTCGAGACGTACACGCGCTGA
- a CDS encoding ABC transporter ATP-binding protein, which translates to MSDYDAEETPFDRYRERVDRPLTRLFVEYAPGRLGLFGAGMLANFVARMASLVPPVMLGVAIDAIFAPDADDPAPFSLPFVPDAWLPDAQLAQLEFTVIAIAVAFVAVAVFTWIYGVTANLFAHGVMHAVRVDSFRKMQRLDQTFFDDKQTGEVMAVLNDDTRNLEMFLDNALMDSLRLLVMVAGIAAVLFYLNWQLAFITLFAVPAMFAFTIWFMKTVEPRYVRQRSAVARLNTRLENAISGMGLTKATATEDYEVNRVSKASMNFFDRTMDVLKLSYLYRPGMELLAGIAFVATFLVGGLWLATDTAPGPLTGTLSVGDFVVFLMLTQRIVDPLAQVSDIVDQYENAKASSERIFGLMDIEVAIEDAADAKPLPEAEGRVAYDDVTFAYDNVLAEGNVTPSEQRTGGGETADGGSRPVIEDVSFVAEPGEMVAFVGPTGAGKSTLLKLLLRLYDVDEGAIRIDGHDLRGLQLADLREAIGYVGQETFLFDGTVAENIRYGEFDASDEAVREAAEAAEAHAFIEELPDGYDTRVGERGTKLSGGQRQRIAIARTILQDPPILVLDEATSAVDTKTELAIQRSIERLTVDRTTLAIAHRLSTIRDADTILVLEGGRIVERGDHDELLAADGKYATLWNVQAGQLDEPVELSDD; encoded by the coding sequence GTGAGCGATTACGACGCAGAGGAGACGCCGTTCGATCGATATCGAGAGCGCGTCGACCGGCCGCTTACCAGACTGTTCGTCGAGTACGCGCCCGGTCGGTTGGGGCTGTTCGGCGCCGGGATGCTGGCGAACTTCGTCGCCCGGATGGCCAGCCTCGTGCCGCCGGTGATGCTCGGCGTGGCGATCGACGCCATCTTCGCCCCCGACGCGGACGATCCGGCTCCGTTCTCCCTGCCGTTCGTTCCCGACGCGTGGCTTCCCGACGCCCAGCTCGCCCAGCTCGAGTTCACGGTGATCGCGATCGCCGTCGCGTTCGTCGCGGTGGCCGTCTTCACCTGGATTTACGGCGTGACGGCCAACCTGTTCGCCCACGGCGTGATGCACGCCGTCCGCGTCGACAGCTTCCGGAAGATGCAACGGCTGGATCAGACGTTCTTCGACGACAAGCAGACCGGCGAGGTGATGGCGGTGTTGAACGACGACACGCGGAACTTAGAGATGTTTCTCGACAACGCGCTGATGGACTCGCTTCGCCTGCTGGTGATGGTGGCCGGCATCGCCGCCGTCCTCTTCTATCTCAACTGGCAACTCGCGTTCATCACGCTGTTCGCCGTCCCCGCGATGTTCGCCTTCACGATCTGGTTCATGAAGACCGTCGAACCCCGCTACGTCCGCCAGCGGTCGGCGGTCGCGCGATTGAACACCCGCCTCGAGAACGCGATCTCGGGGATGGGCCTCACAAAGGCGACGGCGACGGAAGACTACGAGGTAAACCGCGTCAGCAAGGCCTCGATGAACTTCTTCGACCGGACGATGGACGTCCTCAAGCTCTCGTACCTCTACCGGCCGGGAATGGAGTTACTGGCCGGCATCGCCTTCGTCGCGACGTTTCTCGTCGGCGGGCTCTGGCTCGCGACCGATACGGCGCCGGGCCCGTTGACGGGCACCCTCTCGGTCGGTGACTTCGTCGTCTTCTTGATGCTGACCCAGCGGATCGTCGACCCGCTGGCGCAGGTTTCCGACATCGTCGACCAGTACGAGAACGCGAAGGCTTCGAGCGAGCGCATCTTCGGATTGATGGATATCGAGGTCGCCATCGAGGACGCCGCGGACGCGAAACCGCTTCCCGAGGCCGAGGGCCGCGTCGCCTACGACGACGTCACCTTCGCCTACGACAACGTCCTCGCGGAGGGGAACGTCACTCCGTCGGAGCAACGAACGGGAGGCGGTGAAACCGCCGACGGCGGGTCCAGACCGGTGATCGAGGACGTTTCTTTCGTCGCCGAACCCGGCGAGATGGTCGCCTTCGTCGGCCCGACGGGCGCCGGCAAGTCGACGCTTCTCAAGCTGCTCCTCCGGCTGTACGACGTCGACGAGGGCGCGATCCGGATCGACGGTCACGACCTCCGGGGCCTCCAGCTGGCCGACCTCCGGGAGGCGATCGGCTACGTCGGCCAGGAGACGTTCCTCTTCGACGGCACCGTCGCCGAGAACATCCGCTACGGCGAGTTCGACGCGAGCGACGAGGCCGTCCGCGAGGCGGCCGAGGCGGCCGAAGCGCACGCGTTCATCGAGGAGTTGCCGGACGGCTACGACACCAGAGTCGGCGAGCGCGGCACGAAACTCTCCGGCGGCCAGCGCCAGCGCATCGCCATCGCCCGAACCATCCTGCAGGATCCGCCGATCCTCGTCCTCGACGAGGCGACCAGCGCGGTCGACACGAAGACGGAACTCGCAATCCAGCGCTCGATCGAACGACTCACCGTGGATCGAACGACCCTCGCGATCGCTCACCGCCTCTCGACGATCCGCGACGCCGATACGATTCTCGTGTTAGAAGGCGGTCGGATCGTCGAACGCGGCGATCACGACGAGCTCCTGGCGGCTGACGGGAAGTACGCCACCCTCTGGAACGTCCAGGCCGGTCAGCTCGACGAACCGGTCGAGCTATCGGACGACTAG
- the thsB gene encoding thermosome subunit beta yields MSQRMQQGQPMIVMSEDSQRVKDRDAQEYNISAARAVAESVKSTLGPKGMDKMLVDSMGDVTITNDGVTILQEMDIDNPTAEMIIEVAETQEDEAGDGTTTAVAIAGELLKNAEDLIEQDIHPTAIIKGFHMAAEQAREEIDDIATDVDTEDEDLLRSVAETSMTGKGAELNKEHLSSLIVEAVRNVTVENDEGENVVDLEFLNIETQAGRAVGESDLLVGGIVNKEPTHDDMPREATDADILLINDPIEVDEADVSTEVSVSDPDQLQKFLDREEQQLREKVDHIVDVGADVVFCQKGIDDLAQHYLAKEGILAVRRTKKSDLEFLQEVVDASIVSDLESATEDDLGYGDVTRDEADDLFYVEGDDAHGVTLLLRGSTDHVVDELERGVSDALDVVAQTVTDGRVLAGGGAIEVELASRLRDYADSVSGREQLAVESFADSLELVPRVLAENAGLDSIDTLVDLRAAHDEDDVTAGLNAWTGDVENTFDAGIVEPAHAKEQAVTSASEAANLVLKIDDIISAGDLSTDKGDDEEGGAPGGGMGGMGGGMGGMM; encoded by the coding sequence ATGAGTCAGCGAATGCAGCAGGGACAGCCGATGATCGTCATGAGCGAAGACTCCCAGCGCGTCAAGGATCGCGACGCGCAGGAGTACAACATCAGCGCCGCGCGCGCCGTCGCCGAGTCGGTCAAATCGACGCTCGGCCCGAAGGGAATGGACAAGATGCTCGTCGACTCGATGGGCGATGTCACCATCACGAACGACGGCGTCACCATCCTCCAGGAGATGGACATCGACAACCCGACGGCCGAGATGATCATCGAGGTCGCTGAGACCCAGGAGGACGAAGCCGGCGACGGCACCACGACCGCCGTCGCGATCGCGGGTGAACTGCTGAAAAACGCCGAGGACCTGATCGAGCAGGACATTCACCCGACGGCCATCATCAAGGGCTTCCACATGGCCGCCGAGCAGGCTCGCGAGGAGATCGACGATATCGCGACCGACGTCGACACCGAAGACGAGGACCTGCTTCGCTCGGTCGCCGAGACGTCGATGACCGGCAAGGGCGCCGAGCTCAATAAGGAGCACCTCTCCTCGCTGATCGTCGAGGCCGTCCGCAACGTCACGGTCGAGAACGACGAGGGCGAGAACGTCGTCGACCTCGAGTTCCTGAACATCGAGACGCAGGCCGGCCGCGCGGTCGGTGAGTCCGACCTCCTCGTCGGCGGCATCGTCAACAAAGAGCCGACGCACGACGACATGCCCCGCGAGGCGACCGACGCCGACATCCTCCTCATCAACGACCCGATCGAGGTCGACGAAGCCGACGTCAGCACCGAGGTCTCGGTCTCCGACCCCGATCAGCTCCAGAAGTTCTTAGACCGCGAAGAACAGCAGCTTCGCGAGAAGGTCGACCACATCGTCGACGTCGGCGCCGACGTCGTCTTCTGCCAGAAGGGCATCGACGACCTCGCCCAGCACTACCTCGCGAAGGAGGGCATCCTCGCCGTCCGCCGGACGAAGAAGTCCGACCTGGAGTTCCTCCAGGAGGTCGTCGACGCGTCGATCGTCTCCGACCTAGAGAGCGCGACCGAAGACGACCTCGGCTACGGCGACGTAACCCGCGACGAGGCCGACGACCTGTTCTACGTCGAGGGCGACGACGCCCACGGCGTCACCCTCCTGCTTCGGGGCTCGACCGACCACGTCGTCGACGAACTCGAACGCGGCGTCAGCGACGCGCTCGACGTCGTCGCACAGACCGTCACCGACGGCCGCGTGCTGGCCGGCGGCGGCGCGATCGAGGTCGAACTCGCTTCGCGCCTGCGTGACTACGCCGACAGCGTCTCCGGTCGCGAGCAACTCGCCGTCGAGTCCTTCGCCGACTCGCTCGAGCTCGTCCCGCGCGTCCTCGCCGAGAACGCCGGGCTCGATAGCATCGACACGCTCGTCGACCTGCGTGCGGCCCACGACGAAGACGACGTCACCGCCGGCCTGAACGCCTGGACCGGCGACGTCGAGAACACCTTCGACGCGGGCATCGTCGAACCCGCCCACGCCAAAGAGCAGGCCGTCACCTCCGCTTCGGAGGCGGCCAACCTCGTGCTCAAGATCGACGATATCATCTCCGCCGGCGACCTCTCGACCGACAAGGGCGACGACGAGGAAGGCGGCGCACCCGGCGGCGGCATGGGCGGTATGGGCGGCGGCATGGGCGGCATGATGTGA
- a CDS encoding SOS response-associated peptidase — protein sequence MCGRYSLFTPPADLEERFDARFDAPTSPTYNAAPGQRLPVVTDAEPETIQPLEWGLLPAWADDDRDGLINARAETVDEKPSFRPSYERSSSGRDVESEIAEAGRCLVLADGFYEWTRTDDGKRPYRIAFEDDRPFAMAGLWATWRPETVQSGLDAFASGGADDRGDDAGDENDARVTFTIVTTEPNDVVEPLHHRMAAILEPDSEREWLAEPDPKSVLTPHDSDSLRAYPVSTAVNAPKNDDPSLVEPVDA from the coding sequence ATGTGCGGTCGATACTCGCTGTTCACGCCGCCGGCCGATCTGGAGGAGCGATTCGACGCCCGGTTCGACGCACCGACGTCGCCGACGTACAACGCCGCGCCGGGCCAGCGGCTTCCCGTCGTCACCGACGCCGAACCGGAGACCATCCAGCCGCTCGAGTGGGGCCTGCTCCCCGCCTGGGCCGACGACGACCGGGACGGCCTGATCAACGCTCGGGCGGAGACGGTCGACGAGAAGCCGAGCTTTCGACCATCGTACGAGCGGTCGTCGTCCGGTCGCGACGTCGAATCGGAGATTGCCGAAGCCGGGCGCTGTCTCGTCCTCGCGGACGGGTTTTACGAGTGGACCCGGACCGACGACGGCAAGCGACCGTACCGAATCGCGTTCGAGGACGACCGCCCCTTCGCGATGGCCGGCCTCTGGGCGACCTGGCGTCCGGAGACGGTCCAGTCGGGTCTCGACGCGTTCGCCAGTGGCGGAGCCGATGATCGAGGCGACGATGCTGGCGATGAGAACGACGCGCGCGTCACATTCACCATCGTGACGACCGAGCCGAACGACGTGGTCGAACCGCTTCACCACCGGATGGCGGCGATCCTCGAACCCGACTCCGAACGCGAGTGGCTCGCAGAGCCCGATCCTAAGTCGGTGCTCACGCCGCACGACTCCGACTCGCTTCGGGCGTATCCGGTCTCGACGGCCGTGAACGCGCCCAAAAACGACGACCCGTCGCTGGTCGAACCGGTCGACGCGTAG
- a CDS encoding IS5 family transposase: MKRVGFGVLTKTARFAKTVVSFAQKAVAGPPEPAYRPGEDGYADWVILAIQGLKEYFNHDYRKLMDVLREMPRVTKLLDLTPETLPHFSTVCARKQEIPMKRWRAILDSSVDLYELGDVQAIDATGVDRVQASQHYAKRTDYTFEAVKTTLLVDCETSAILYTHCSMKQPHDTQVGWKVLVRNLDVLGTVAADKGYDWEELRTRWRAESITPLIPQRDPGMRGWARNLLIHDRAYHQRSNAESVFFGLRRRYGDTLWSRTWFGQFRELVMKSAVRNIERALEGSDR; encoded by the coding sequence GTGAAGCGGGTCGGTTTCGGTGTGCTGACGAAGACCGCCCGCTTCGCGAAGACAGTCGTGTCGTTCGCTCAAAAAGCCGTCGCTGGCCCGCCGGAACCGGCATACCGGCCTGGTGAAGACGGGTATGCCGACTGGGTAATTCTCGCGATTCAAGGCCTCAAAGAGTACTTCAACCACGATTACAGGAAGCTGATGGATGTTCTTCGAGAGATGCCCAGAGTCACGAAATTGCTCGACTTGACGCCTGAAACGCTACCACACTTCTCGACAGTGTGCGCGCGAAAGCAGGAGATACCGATGAAGCGGTGGCGAGCGATACTCGATTCGTCGGTCGATCTATACGAACTCGGAGACGTTCAGGCGATCGACGCAACTGGTGTGGATCGCGTCCAAGCCAGCCAGCACTACGCGAAACGGACGGACTACACGTTCGAAGCGGTGAAAACCACGCTGTTGGTCGATTGTGAGACGAGTGCGATCCTATATACACACTGTTCAATGAAACAACCGCACGATACGCAGGTTGGCTGGAAAGTGCTAGTGCGTAATCTCGACGTGTTAGGCACTGTCGCGGCGGATAAGGGCTACGACTGGGAGGAACTTCGCACGAGATGGCGGGCGGAAAGTATCACACCGCTGATTCCACAGCGAGATCCTGGAATGCGAGGATGGGCGAGGAACTTGCTTATCCATGATCGGGCGTATCACCAACGCTCGAACGCTGAATCAGTGTTTTTCGGTCTCCGGCGTAGGTACGGAGACACGCTCTGGTCAAGAACCTGGTTCGGTCAATTCCGTGAACTTGTCATGAAATCTGCGGTCCGGAATATCGAACGCGCGTTAGAGGGTTCAGACCGGTGA